A genomic segment from Actinoplanes sichuanensis encodes:
- a CDS encoding family 4 glycosyl hydrolase, producing MKIAVVGGGSTYTPELVDGFARLGSTVSELVLIDPAAERLEIVGAFAARIFQHYGHPGRVTWTSDLDAGVTDADAVVIQLRVGGQQARITDETFPLDCGCVGQETTGAGGLAKALRTVPVILDVASRIRARAKPGAWIVDFTNPVGIVTRALLDAGHKAVGLCNVAIGFQRRFAGYLGVDPSAVVLDHIGLNHLTWERAALVDGVDRLPGLLADHMSEISGEVDIPAPVIAMLGVVPSYYLSYFYRHDEHVRESRGEKTRGRRVAEIEATLLDMYRDVTLTEKPALLGERGGAYYSEAAVGLLASLFGLDDTSVHSVNIRNNGTLPFLPADAVIEVSARAGLDGPAPLPVTALPPDLTALITHTWGYEELALDAALRGGRDRVYRALLAHPLIGQHEQADALTDRLIAAGRAHLAWAR from the coding sequence GTGAAAATCGCAGTCGTCGGAGGCGGATCGACCTACACGCCCGAGCTGGTCGACGGGTTCGCCCGGCTCGGCTCGACCGTCTCCGAGCTGGTGCTGATCGACCCGGCCGCCGAACGGCTGGAGATCGTCGGGGCGTTCGCCGCCCGGATCTTCCAGCACTACGGGCATCCCGGGCGGGTGACCTGGACGTCCGATCTGGACGCCGGGGTCACCGACGCCGACGCCGTCGTCATCCAGTTGCGCGTCGGCGGGCAGCAGGCGCGAATCACCGACGAGACGTTCCCGCTGGACTGCGGCTGCGTCGGGCAGGAGACCACCGGGGCCGGCGGCCTGGCCAAGGCGCTGCGAACCGTTCCGGTGATCCTCGACGTCGCCTCGCGCATCCGGGCCCGGGCCAAACCGGGCGCCTGGATCGTCGACTTCACCAACCCGGTCGGGATCGTGACCCGGGCGCTGCTCGACGCCGGGCACAAGGCGGTCGGTCTGTGCAACGTCGCGATCGGTTTCCAGCGGCGGTTCGCCGGTTACCTGGGCGTTGATCCGTCCGCGGTGGTCCTGGACCACATCGGCCTGAACCACTTGACCTGGGAGCGGGCGGCGCTCGTGGACGGTGTCGACCGGCTGCCCGGCCTGCTCGCCGACCACATGTCGGAGATATCTGGCGAAGTGGATATTCCTGCCCCGGTCATCGCGATGCTGGGCGTCGTGCCCTCCTACTACCTGTCCTACTTCTACCGCCACGACGAGCACGTCCGTGAATCGCGCGGGGAGAAGACCCGCGGCCGGCGCGTCGCCGAGATCGAGGCGACGCTGCTCGACATGTACCGCGACGTCACCCTCACCGAGAAACCGGCTCTGCTCGGCGAGCGCGGCGGCGCCTACTACTCCGAGGCCGCGGTCGGGCTGCTCGCCTCGCTCTTCGGGCTCGACGACACGTCCGTGCACTCGGTCAACATCCGCAACAACGGCACCCTCCCGTTCCTGCCGGCCGACGCCGTCATCGAGGTCTCGGCCCGGGCGGGCCTCGACGGGCCGGCGCCACTGCCGGTCACCGCGTTGCCGCCCGATCTGACCGCGTTGATCACACACACCTGGGGGTACGAGGAACTGGCGCTCGACGCGGCGTTGCGCGGCGGCCGTGACCGGGTCTACCGGGCGCTGCTCGCCCACCCGCTGATCGGGCAGCACGAGCAGGCCGACGCCCTCACCGACCGGCTGATCGCGGCCGGCCGTGCCCATCTCGCGTGGGCCCGATGA
- a CDS encoding ABC transporter substrate-binding protein, whose amino-acid sequence MLVTGCTPAPKENKIADPGTEVSGTVELWHFFTEREAAAIDDVLEDFSTGHPNIKVTVKSGQDDSKVTQAIGAGNGPDIGLSYSTDIVGKFCSSGAWVDLNPYIERDKVDLAKLNATTRSYTEFGGKRCAMPFLADAYGLYYNKDLFAKAGLSTPPKTLDELTEYAKKLTVRNPDGSLKTVGFLPLYDFYENSASHLAPATGAKWLTADGKSAVGTDPGWKALLTWQKNLVDWYGYDDLTKFKASLGDEFSADNAFQKGQVAINVDAEYRLAFLKDQSPDLKYGVAPIPTTDPARYGGGYVTGNIMGISKNAKNPEAAWELIKYLTTDDKAVIKLAGLLKNVPTTTTAIADPGLNADQDFKAFIDIFNNPNSMTSPPSKSGPAYQETFGTFLTGYQSGKVADLNQGLAEADKQIDSVMSLGG is encoded by the coding sequence TTGCTAGTCACCGGTTGCACGCCCGCCCCGAAAGAGAACAAGATCGCCGACCCGGGAACCGAGGTCTCCGGAACCGTCGAGCTCTGGCACTTCTTCACCGAGCGCGAGGCCGCGGCCATCGACGACGTGCTCGAGGACTTCTCCACCGGTCACCCGAACATCAAGGTCACCGTCAAGTCGGGACAGGACGACTCCAAGGTCACCCAGGCCATCGGCGCCGGCAACGGGCCGGACATCGGGCTCTCCTACTCCACCGACATCGTCGGCAAGTTCTGCTCCTCCGGCGCTTGGGTGGACCTCAACCCGTACATCGAGCGCGACAAGGTCGACCTCGCCAAGCTCAACGCGACCACCAGGTCGTACACCGAGTTCGGCGGCAAACGCTGCGCCATGCCGTTCCTCGCCGACGCCTACGGGTTGTACTACAACAAGGATCTGTTCGCGAAGGCCGGCCTGAGCACGCCGCCGAAGACCCTCGACGAACTCACCGAGTACGCCAAGAAACTGACCGTCCGTAACCCGGACGGCTCACTCAAGACCGTCGGCTTCCTACCGCTCTACGACTTCTACGAGAACTCGGCCTCGCACCTCGCCCCGGCCACCGGCGCCAAGTGGCTCACCGCCGACGGGAAGAGCGCGGTCGGCACCGACCCCGGCTGGAAGGCCCTGCTGACCTGGCAGAAGAACCTCGTCGACTGGTACGGCTACGACGACCTCACCAAGTTCAAGGCGAGCCTCGGCGACGAGTTCAGCGCCGACAACGCCTTCCAGAAGGGTCAGGTCGCGATAAACGTCGACGCCGAGTACCGGCTGGCGTTCCTCAAGGATCAGAGCCCCGACCTGAAGTACGGGGTGGCACCGATCCCGACCACCGACCCGGCCCGCTACGGCGGTGGCTACGTGACCGGCAACATCATGGGCATCAGCAAGAACGCCAAGAACCCCGAGGCGGCCTGGGAACTGATCAAGTACCTGACCACCGACGACAAGGCGGTCATCAAGCTGGCCGGCCTGCTGAAGAACGTGCCGACCACGACGACCGCGATCGCCGACCCGGGACTCAACGCCGACCAGGACTTCAAGGCGTTCATCGACATCTTCAACAACCCGAACTCGATGACCTCACCGCCGTCGAAGTCCGGCCCGGCCTACCAGGAGACCTTCGGGACGTTCCTGACCGGGTACCAGTCCGGCAAGGTCGCCGACCTGAACCAGGGGCTGGCCGAGGCGGACAAGCAGATCGACAGCGTCATGTCGCTGGGCGGCTGA
- a CDS encoding NPP1 family protein, producing the protein MRRLARAGTATGFAVLLLAATATPAFADPPHNLPQNAGGYEQSFSPAFDYDGDGCYATAAIGPDGTLAPGLKTTGAVNGSCRDQWDLDNSQTYARSKCNNGWCGIVYAAYFEKDQAVAGSGLGGHRHDWEHVISWVNQATDQVDYVSTTQHSSQKTYARSQVRFDGSHPKVVYHKDGLSTHFFRLANSNDEPPENHYHNWRYPPLVDWNGYPSLELRNRLMAADFGSATIKIKDGSFEYLLNAAKPAGIPFDPYA; encoded by the coding sequence ATGCGTCGCCTCGCCCGAGCCGGAACCGCCACCGGTTTCGCCGTGCTGCTCCTCGCGGCCACGGCCACCCCGGCTTTCGCCGATCCCCCGCACAACCTTCCGCAGAACGCCGGCGGGTACGAGCAGTCGTTCTCCCCCGCGTTCGACTACGACGGCGACGGCTGTTACGCCACCGCGGCCATCGGCCCCGACGGCACCCTCGCACCCGGCCTGAAGACCACCGGCGCGGTCAACGGCAGCTGCCGCGACCAGTGGGATCTGGACAACTCGCAGACGTACGCCCGGTCGAAATGCAACAACGGCTGGTGCGGGATCGTCTACGCCGCCTACTTCGAGAAGGACCAGGCCGTCGCCGGCAGCGGACTCGGCGGCCACCGGCACGACTGGGAACACGTCATCTCGTGGGTCAACCAGGCCACCGACCAGGTCGACTACGTCAGCACGACCCAGCACAGCTCGCAGAAGACGTACGCCCGCTCGCAGGTTCGATTCGACGGCAGCCACCCGAAGGTCGTCTACCACAAGGACGGCCTGTCCACGCACTTCTTCCGCCTCGCCAACAGCAACGACGAGCCGCCGGAGAACCACTACCACAACTGGCGTTACCCGCCCCTGGTCGACTGGAACGGCTACCCCAGCCTCGAACTCCGCAACCGCCTGATGGCCGCCGACTTCGGCTCGGCCACCATCAAGATCAAGGACGGCTCCTTCGAGTACCTGCTGAACGCCGCCAAGCCGGCCGGAATCCCCTTCGATCCGTACGCGTGA
- a CDS encoding helix-turn-helix domain-containing protein, which produces MNDRAELITIGQLSRRSGLAVRTLRFWADEGVVPAAGRSAGGYRLYDAAGAARVELVRTLRELGLGLDDIRRVLDGSATVAEVADAHVAALDAQIRALKVSRAVLSTVSKRGSTAEETALMNRLARLSAAERAQIIEDFKAEVFGGLDIEQDRREKVRELRVELPDDPTPEQVDAWIELAEMVQDPDFRTRMRAFLELNTPAPGGATPPGARIWWARQVVETVAKARRDGMHPDGPAAVELVSGMFGDTDRAAVLRSLEAGIEAGAERYRLLVALVQGRTSAPEATAELHWLAAALRAAG; this is translated from the coding sequence ATGAACGACCGAGCCGAACTGATCACCATCGGACAGCTTTCCCGCCGCTCGGGGTTGGCCGTGCGAACCCTGCGTTTCTGGGCGGACGAGGGAGTGGTCCCGGCGGCCGGCCGCTCGGCGGGCGGCTACCGCCTCTACGACGCCGCCGGGGCGGCACGTGTCGAACTCGTCCGCACCCTGCGTGAACTCGGCCTCGGACTGGACGACATCCGCCGGGTGCTGGACGGGTCGGCGACCGTCGCCGAAGTCGCCGACGCCCACGTGGCCGCCCTCGACGCGCAGATCCGTGCCCTCAAGGTCAGCCGGGCCGTGTTGTCCACCGTGTCGAAACGTGGTTCCACAGCTGAGGAGACAGCACTGATGAACAGGTTGGCGCGGCTTTCCGCCGCCGAACGCGCGCAGATCATCGAGGATTTCAAAGCCGAAGTCTTCGGCGGCCTCGACATCGAACAGGATCGGCGGGAAAAGGTGCGCGAGTTGCGTGTCGAACTGCCCGACGATCCGACGCCCGAGCAGGTGGACGCCTGGATAGAACTGGCCGAGATGGTACAGGATCCGGATTTCCGCACCCGGATGCGAGCATTCCTGGAACTGAACACCCCGGCGCCGGGCGGGGCGACCCCGCCCGGCGCGCGGATCTGGTGGGCCCGGCAGGTCGTCGAAACCGTCGCGAAAGCCAGGCGCGACGGCATGCACCCCGACGGGCCCGCCGCGGTCGAACTGGTCTCCGGCATGTTCGGTGACACCGACCGCGCGGCCGTGCTCCGGTCCCTGGAAGCCGGGATCGAGGCCGGCGCGGAACGGTACCGCCTGCTCGTCGCCCTGGTACAGGGCCGCACCAGCGCGCCGGAGGCCACCGCGGAACTGCACTGGCTGGCGGCCGCGCTGAGAGCGGCGGGCTGA
- a CDS encoding N-acetylglucosamine kinase codes for MSDLYLAVDGGNSKTDVVLGDAAGKVLATARGGTSSPHNIGLSGTVDVLGRLIATARERADLPADTRIETVAVYLAGADLPIEVTRLHEAVSAQGWARRALVDNDCFALLRAGTSAADAVTVVCGAGTNCVGRAADGRTARFVALGSISGDWGGGHDLAEHTLREAARGEDGRGRPTALSTAVAAHFGLPTVERVSIALHLGEVSRDRIPELTPLLFEAAAAGDEVASGLVSRQASEILAQHRAAATRLGLLTAPHAVVLGGGVLQARIPQLHDAVVGGLHAQAPLAEVTVLDTPPVTGAALLALDTLDAAPDAEPILRAALSTPI; via the coding sequence ATGAGCGACCTGTACCTGGCGGTCGACGGCGGCAACTCGAAGACCGACGTGGTCCTCGGCGACGCCGCCGGCAAGGTGCTCGCCACCGCCCGTGGCGGCACGTCCTCCCCGCACAACATCGGCCTGTCCGGAACCGTCGACGTGCTCGGCCGGTTGATCGCGACCGCCCGGGAACGGGCCGACCTCCCGGCCGACACCCGGATCGAGACGGTCGCGGTCTATCTGGCCGGGGCCGACCTGCCGATCGAGGTGACCCGGCTGCACGAGGCCGTCTCGGCGCAGGGCTGGGCCCGGCGGGCACTCGTCGACAACGACTGTTTCGCGCTGCTCCGGGCCGGTACGTCGGCGGCCGACGCGGTCACCGTGGTGTGCGGGGCCGGCACCAACTGCGTGGGGCGGGCGGCCGATGGGCGTACCGCCAGATTCGTCGCTCTCGGCTCGATCTCGGGTGACTGGGGCGGCGGCCATGACCTCGCCGAACACACCCTGCGCGAAGCGGCGCGCGGCGAGGACGGCCGAGGCCGTCCGACCGCCCTGTCCACGGCGGTGGCCGCCCATTTCGGGCTGCCGACCGTGGAGCGGGTGAGCATCGCCCTGCACCTGGGTGAGGTGTCCCGCGACCGCATCCCGGAGCTGACGCCGCTGCTGTTCGAGGCCGCGGCGGCGGGTGACGAGGTGGCGTCGGGGCTGGTCAGTCGCCAGGCGTCGGAGATCCTGGCCCAGCACCGGGCGGCCGCCACCCGCCTCGGCCTGCTGACCGCTCCGCACGCCGTGGTCCTGGGCGGCGGTGTCCTGCAGGCCCGCATCCCGCAGTTGCACGACGCGGTGGTCGGCGGCCTGCACGCCCAGGCGCCGCTGGCCGAGGTGACGGTCCTGGACACCCCGCCGGTGACCGGCGCCGCCCTGCTGGCCCTGGACACGCTGGACGCCGCTCCGGACGCCGAGCCCATCCTCCGGGCCGCCCTCTCCACCCCCATCTGA
- a CDS encoding chitosanase, which yields MIRVRTLAYATSGLVIAGTAIIVGLLPASAATAGPIKGLGGKCIDVAGAATANGTAVQLYDCNNSAAQQWTVGNTDGTLRALGKCLDVTAASTTDGAKIQLYDCNATGAQKWTATNGTLVNTGSGKCLDATGNSSANGTRLQIWTCAATANQKWTLPGGTTTPTSAPAGKNLDDPAKKDVAMQIVSAAENSSLNWRAQFSYIEDIGDGRGYTAGVIGFCSGTGDMLELVEAYTATKPSNVLAKYLPALRSVNGTASHAGLDPDFTRDWKTAAADPVFQAAQESERDRVYFNPSVRDGRSDGVRALGQFAYYDASVVHGYEGMRSIRTRALKKAKPPAQGGDERTWLNAFLDERVVEMKKEEAHSDVTRIDTAQRVFLNNGNFDLNTPLDFSVYGDPFHIG from the coding sequence ATGATTCGCGTAAGGACCCTCGCCTACGCCACATCAGGCCTGGTCATCGCCGGTACGGCGATCATCGTCGGACTGCTGCCGGCCAGCGCCGCCACGGCCGGCCCGATCAAGGGCCTCGGCGGCAAATGCATCGACGTCGCCGGCGCGGCGACCGCCAACGGCACCGCCGTCCAGCTCTACGACTGCAACAACAGCGCCGCCCAGCAGTGGACCGTCGGCAACACCGACGGAACCCTCCGGGCGCTCGGCAAATGCCTCGACGTCACGGCCGCGTCGACCACCGACGGCGCCAAGATCCAGCTGTACGACTGCAACGCCACCGGCGCCCAGAAATGGACCGCCACCAACGGCACCCTCGTGAACACCGGGTCCGGCAAGTGCCTCGACGCAACCGGCAACAGCAGCGCCAACGGCACCCGCCTGCAGATCTGGACCTGCGCCGCCACGGCGAACCAGAAGTGGACCCTGCCCGGCGGCACCACCACACCCACCTCGGCTCCGGCCGGAAAGAACCTCGACGATCCGGCGAAGAAGGACGTCGCGATGCAGATCGTCTCGGCGGCCGAGAACTCGTCGCTGAACTGGCGGGCCCAGTTCTCCTACATCGAGGACATCGGCGACGGCCGCGGCTACACGGCCGGCGTCATCGGCTTCTGCTCGGGCACCGGTGACATGCTCGAACTCGTCGAGGCCTACACCGCCACCAAACCGTCGAACGTGCTGGCCAAATACCTGCCGGCGCTACGCAGCGTGAACGGCACGGCGTCGCACGCCGGGCTCGACCCCGACTTCACCCGGGACTGGAAGACCGCGGCGGCCGACCCGGTGTTCCAGGCCGCCCAGGAGTCCGAGCGGGACCGGGTCTACTTCAACCCGTCGGTTCGGGACGGTAGATCCGACGGGGTACGGGCACTCGGGCAGTTCGCCTACTACGACGCGTCGGTGGTGCACGGCTACGAGGGGATGCGGTCGATCCGTACCCGCGCTCTGAAGAAGGCGAAGCCGCCTGCGCAGGGCGGCGACGAGCGCACCTGGCTGAACGCGTTCCTGGACGAGCGGGTCGTCGAGATGAAGAAGGAGGAGGCCCACTCCGACGTCACCCGGATCGACACCGCGCAGCGAGTGTTCCTGAACAACGGCAACTTCGACCTGAACACTCCGCTCGACTTCAGCGTCTACGGCGATCCGTTCCACATCGGCTGA
- a CDS encoding carbohydrate ABC transporter permease, which produces MTITMERPVEQAAPTRAVKRQNRLVWIARHSIAIALAIMFVTPVVYLVLLSLMTSNQALTSDYWPNTWHPENYLRVFQNTPLPHYLLNTVLYAVTATVLTLVSSVPAAYALAKLKFRGRNLMFLVVICVMMLPPQVVTVPLYLMWARYGLTGSLAPLIIPALFGDAFCIFLLRQFLLTIPSEYLDAARVDGCGEWRTLLRVVLPMARPGIAAAGLFQFFYCWNDYYGPLLYTSENESSWTLSLGLASFRTVHHVDWNLVTAATVLAMAPLIIIFFFAQRSFVQGITLTGFKG; this is translated from the coding sequence ATGACGATCACCATGGAGCGGCCGGTCGAACAGGCCGCACCCACCCGGGCCGTCAAACGGCAGAACCGGCTCGTCTGGATCGCCCGGCACAGCATCGCCATCGCGCTCGCCATCATGTTCGTCACGCCCGTCGTCTACCTGGTCCTGCTCTCGCTGATGACCAGCAATCAGGCGCTCACCAGCGACTACTGGCCCAACACCTGGCATCCGGAGAACTACCTCAGGGTCTTCCAGAACACCCCGCTGCCGCACTACCTGCTCAACACCGTGCTGTACGCGGTGACCGCCACCGTCCTCACCCTCGTGTCCAGCGTGCCCGCCGCGTACGCCCTCGCGAAGTTGAAGTTCCGGGGCCGCAACCTGATGTTCCTCGTGGTGATCTGCGTGATGATGCTGCCACCGCAGGTGGTGACCGTCCCGCTGTATCTGATGTGGGCGCGGTACGGCCTGACCGGTTCGCTCGCCCCGCTGATCATCCCGGCGCTGTTCGGGGACGCGTTCTGCATCTTCCTGCTGCGCCAGTTCCTGCTGACCATCCCGAGCGAGTACCTGGACGCGGCCCGCGTCGACGGCTGCGGCGAATGGCGGACCCTGCTACGGGTGGTGCTGCCGATGGCCCGTCCCGGCATCGCGGCGGCCGGACTGTTCCAGTTCTTCTACTGCTGGAACGACTACTACGGTCCGCTGCTCTACACCAGCGAGAACGAGAGCTCGTGGACGCTCTCGCTCGGCCTGGCGTCGTTCCGGACCGTCCACCACGTCGACTGGAACCTGGTCACGGCGGCCACCGTGCTGGCCATGGCCCCACTGATCATCATCTTCTTCTTCGCCCAGCGCTCGTTCGTGCAGGGCATCACGCTGACAGGATTCAAAGGGTGA
- a CDS encoding ROK family transcriptional regulator, which yields MARLAGSSKLLRAMNESAALELLLEPGNLTRADLRKITALSTPTISEVLRRLTEAGLVDVVGHASGRPGPNAEIYAANPDAAYAVAVSVRDVGTSGTPSVVAGLCDLTGAVRARFESRIDFLGADPVAVVADLVDRLRAQADVDAGLIRHVQLGVPGSYDPRTDTIRLVDVPGFDRPGLRSAIAAELGTQVGVDNDVNLAAVAERRRGAGQDAENFALLWIGQDGLGLAIDINGSLLRGTRGGAGEIGYVPLYSPDSPHRKLDLQDLFGGAAIMELARDDNLAGDTPAEVVAAAAAAGAEVFIETLADRIVVGLAAVTAILDPHLVVLAGPIAQAGGDTLLTAVNNAFRRAAPLESSFAVTTIEDDAVLVGALDAGLAAVRQALIAAIRDS from the coding sequence ATGGCGCGGCTGGCCGGCTCGTCCAAACTGCTGCGCGCCATGAACGAGAGCGCCGCACTCGAGTTGCTCCTCGAGCCGGGCAACCTCACCCGGGCCGACCTCCGCAAGATCACCGCGCTGTCCACGCCGACGATCTCCGAGGTGCTCCGCCGCCTCACCGAGGCCGGGCTCGTCGACGTCGTCGGGCACGCCAGCGGACGGCCCGGGCCGAACGCCGAGATCTACGCGGCCAATCCGGACGCGGCCTACGCCGTCGCCGTCTCGGTGCGTGACGTCGGAACCAGCGGCACACCGTCGGTGGTGGCTGGGCTCTGCGATCTTACCGGTGCGGTCCGGGCCCGGTTCGAGTCCCGCATCGATTTCCTCGGCGCCGATCCGGTGGCGGTGGTGGCCGATCTGGTCGACCGCCTGCGTGCGCAGGCCGACGTCGACGCCGGGCTGATCCGGCACGTGCAGCTCGGCGTGCCCGGCTCCTACGACCCGCGCACCGACACGATCCGCCTGGTCGACGTGCCGGGTTTCGATCGTCCCGGTCTGCGGTCGGCGATCGCCGCCGAACTCGGCACCCAGGTGGGGGTGGACAACGACGTCAACCTGGCCGCGGTGGCCGAGCGACGGCGCGGCGCCGGGCAGGACGCGGAGAACTTCGCGTTGCTCTGGATCGGCCAGGACGGTCTCGGTCTGGCCATCGACATCAACGGCTCGCTGCTGCGCGGCACCCGCGGGGGTGCCGGCGAGATCGGGTACGTGCCGCTCTACTCACCCGACTCTCCGCACCGCAAGCTCGACCTGCAGGACCTCTTCGGCGGCGCCGCGATCATGGAGCTGGCCCGGGACGACAACCTCGCGGGGGACACTCCGGCCGAGGTGGTCGCGGCCGCCGCCGCGGCCGGCGCCGAGGTGTTCATCGAGACCCTGGCCGACCGGATCGTGGTCGGTCTCGCCGCCGTGACCGCCATCCTCGACCCCCACCTCGTGGTACTCGCCGGTCCGATCGCCCAGGCCGGCGGCGACACCCTGCTCACCGCGGTGAACAATGCGTTCCGGCGGGCCGCCCCGCTGGAGAGCTCGTTCGCCGTCACCACCATCGAAGACGACGCGGTGCTGGTCGGTGCTCTCGACGCCGGTCTCGCCGCGGTCCGGCAAGCCTTGATCGCCGCCATTCGGGACAGCTAG
- a CDS encoding carbohydrate ABC transporter permease: MTGTSLRRSATTFSFVAPALLGIAIFFVYPLISAIYFSFTKFDLLSVPRWVGLENYRRMADDPFLLQAVRNTLWMVVVFVPVRILGAIGLSMLLVQLKRGAGFFRTIFYLPALVPPVAATIAFVYLLKPGTGPVNHFLEMIGIDGPLWFNSPVWAKPSLVLLGLWGIGDLMIIFLAAVLGVPESLYEAASLDGANAWHKFRSITLPTIRPVILFAAVTGVIYTLQYFDQAAVAGSIASGQATVGAGISQSFGYPEGSTFTYPLWLYTVGFRYSALGYANALAIVLFLVALSVTVILLRRAKAFSGEES, encoded by the coding sequence GTGACCGGCACTTCCCTGCGCCGGAGCGCGACGACCTTCTCGTTCGTCGCGCCCGCGCTCCTCGGCATCGCGATCTTCTTCGTCTACCCGTTGATCTCGGCGATCTACTTCTCGTTCACCAAGTTCGACCTGCTCTCCGTACCCCGATGGGTGGGTCTTGAGAATTATCGGCGGATGGCCGACGACCCCTTCCTGCTCCAGGCGGTGCGCAACACGCTGTGGATGGTGGTGGTCTTCGTGCCGGTCCGGATCCTCGGCGCGATCGGCCTGTCCATGCTGCTGGTGCAGCTCAAGCGGGGTGCCGGGTTCTTCCGGACGATCTTCTACCTGCCCGCCCTGGTGCCACCGGTGGCCGCCACCATCGCGTTCGTCTACCTGCTCAAGCCGGGCACCGGCCCGGTCAACCACTTCCTCGAGATGATCGGGATCGACGGGCCGCTCTGGTTCAACTCTCCCGTCTGGGCGAAACCGTCGCTGGTCCTGCTGGGCCTCTGGGGCATCGGCGACCTGATGATCATCTTCCTGGCGGCTGTGCTGGGTGTCCCGGAGAGCCTCTACGAGGCCGCGTCGCTGGACGGCGCGAACGCCTGGCACAAGTTCCGGTCGATCACGCTGCCGACGATCCGCCCGGTGATCCTCTTCGCGGCGGTCACCGGTGTGATCTACACGTTGCAGTACTTCGACCAGGCGGCGGTGGCCGGCTCGATCGCCAGCGGGCAGGCCACCGTCGGCGCCGGGATCTCACAATCCTTCGGCTACCCGGAGGGCTCCACGTTCACCTATCCGCTGTGGCTCTACACCGTCGGATTCCGGTACAGCGCGCTCGGCTACGCCAACGCCCTCGCCATCGTGTTGTTCCTGGTCGCGCTGTCGGTCACGGTGATCCTGCTGCGCCGGGCCAAGGCCTTCTCCGGGGAGGAATCATGA
- a CDS encoding DUF7691 family protein, with product MGYGAQVWAVDLDRLRGEVGSGDRELAQRYGEGFAGRYDSLQDGIDDATGDVGMITPVDVARHMILGEPYDDRLGNPGGARRAHLLVRRE from the coding sequence ATGGGATACGGCGCACAGGTATGGGCGGTCGACCTCGACCGGCTGCGTGGTGAGGTCGGTAGCGGCGATCGGGAGCTGGCGCAGCGGTATGGCGAGGGTTTCGCCGGGCGCTACGACTCCCTTCAGGACGGCATCGACGACGCGACCGGCGATGTCGGCATGATTACGCCGGTCGATGTCGCCCGGCACATGATCCTGGGCGAGCCGTATGACGATCGCCTCGGGAACCCTGGAGGAGCCCGCCGAGCGCATCTCCTGGTTCGGCGCGAATGA